A region of Bacillus cabrialesii DNA encodes the following proteins:
- the srfP gene encoding surfactin resistance protein SrfP: protein MNHVINFVLKNKFAVWLMTIIVTAAGLYAGMNMKQESIPDVNMPYLTISTTYPGATPSQVADEVTKPVEQAVQNLDGVSVVTSTSYENASSVMIEYDYEKDMDKAKTEAAEALENVSLPDDAKDPEISRYSLNSFPILTLSVSSDKNNNLQELTKQVEDSLVPKLEGLEGVASVQVSGQQVEEVEFSFKEDKLKEYGLDKDTVKQVIQGSDVTTPLGLYTFGNEEKSVVVSGDIETIKDLKNMRIPTASASSAGGSAASQAAAQSAQAAAAAQAQQSASTDVPTVKLSDIATIKDVKKAESVSRTNGKDSIGINVVKANDANTVEVADDVKAELKQFKEDHKGFDYSATLDMAEPITQSVETMLSKAIFGAIFAIVIILLFLRDIKSTLISVVSIPLSLLIALLVLQQLDITLNIMTLGAMTVAIGRVVDDSIVVIENIYRRMRLKDEPLRGKALVREATKEMFKPIMSSTIVTIAVFLPLALVGGQIGELFIPFALTIVFALAASLLISITLVPMLAHSLFKKSLTGAPVKAKEHKPGRLANIYKKVLNWALSHKWITSIIAVLMLLGSLFLVPLIGASYLPSQEEKTIQLTYSPEPGQTKKEAEDEAEKAEKIMLDRKHVDTVQYSLGSGSPLAGGDSNGALFYIKYESDTPDFDKEKDNVLKEIQKQSDRGEWKSQDFSSSGNNNELTYYVYGDSENDIKDTVKDIEKVMKDEKDLKNVSSGLSSTYDEYTFVADQEKLSKLGLTASQISQALMTQTSQEPLTTVKKDGKELDVNIKTEKDEYKSVKDLENKKITSATGQEVKISDVAKVKEGSTSDTVSKRDGKVYADVTGEVTTDNVTAVSADVQKKIDKIDLPDNVSIDTGGVSADIADSFTKLGLAMLAAIAIVYLVLVITFGGALAPFAILFSLPFTVIGALIGLYVSGETISLNAMIGMLMLIGIVVTNAIVLIDRVIHKEAEGLSTREALLEAGSTRLRPILMTAIATIGALIPLALGFEGGSQVISKGLGVTVIGGLISSTLLTLLIVPIVYEVLAKFRKKKPGTEEE, encoded by the coding sequence ATGAATCACGTTATTAATTTCGTACTGAAAAACAAATTCGCCGTATGGCTGATGACGATTATTGTAACGGCAGCCGGCTTGTATGCGGGTATGAATATGAAGCAAGAATCTATTCCTGACGTGAACATGCCTTACCTGACGATCAGCACGACATATCCGGGTGCGACGCCAAGCCAAGTGGCTGATGAGGTGACGAAACCGGTTGAACAAGCGGTGCAGAATTTGGACGGGGTCAGTGTTGTGACTTCGACGTCCTATGAAAACGCATCGTCGGTCATGATTGAATATGACTATGAGAAAGATATGGACAAAGCGAAAACAGAAGCGGCTGAAGCCTTAGAAAACGTCAGCCTGCCTGATGACGCGAAAGATCCGGAAATTTCACGCTACAGCTTGAACTCCTTCCCGATTCTGACGCTGAGCGTGTCCAGTGATAAAAACAACAACCTGCAAGAACTGACAAAACAAGTGGAGGACAGCCTCGTTCCTAAGCTTGAAGGCTTAGAAGGCGTTGCTTCCGTCCAAGTATCAGGCCAGCAGGTGGAAGAGGTTGAATTCTCTTTCAAAGAAGACAAACTGAAAGAATACGGCCTTGATAAAGATACTGTTAAACAGGTGATTCAAGGTTCGGATGTGACAACTCCGCTTGGATTGTACACATTTGGAAATGAAGAAAAATCTGTCGTCGTCAGCGGCGATATTGAAACGATTAAAGATTTGAAGAATATGAGAATCCCGACGGCATCAGCTTCAAGTGCAGGCGGCAGCGCAGCATCTCAAGCGGCGGCGCAAAGTGCGCAAGCAGCAGCTGCGGCACAGGCACAGCAAAGCGCAAGCACAGATGTCCCGACGGTCAAGCTATCTGACATTGCTACAATTAAAGATGTGAAAAAAGCTGAATCTGTTTCACGCACAAATGGCAAAGACAGCATTGGCATTAACGTCGTCAAAGCAAATGATGCGAATACAGTAGAGGTTGCGGACGATGTCAAAGCTGAGCTGAAGCAGTTCAAAGAAGACCATAAAGGCTTCGACTACAGCGCAACACTCGACATGGCGGAGCCGATCACACAGTCAGTTGAAACGATGTTAAGCAAAGCCATTTTCGGTGCTATTTTTGCGATTGTGATTATTCTCTTATTCTTAAGAGATATCAAATCAACATTAATTTCGGTAGTTTCAATTCCATTATCATTGCTGATCGCACTCCTTGTGCTGCAACAGCTTGATATCACACTGAACATCATGACGCTCGGCGCAATGACTGTTGCGATTGGACGTGTTGTCGATGATTCCATTGTTGTTATCGAGAACATTTACCGCCGCATGAGACTCAAGGATGAGCCGCTCCGCGGGAAAGCCTTGGTTCGTGAAGCGACGAAGGAAATGTTTAAACCGATCATGTCATCTACGATCGTGACCATCGCGGTATTCCTGCCGCTCGCACTTGTAGGCGGACAAATCGGTGAATTGTTTATCCCGTTTGCCTTGACGATTGTTTTTGCGCTTGCCGCATCCCTGTTGATTTCGATCACGCTTGTGCCGATGCTCGCACACAGCCTGTTCAAAAAATCATTAACGGGCGCGCCGGTCAAAGCGAAAGAACACAAACCTGGCAGACTTGCAAACATTTATAAAAAAGTATTGAACTGGGCGCTGAGCCACAAATGGATCACGTCTATCATCGCTGTTCTGATGCTCCTTGGAAGCTTGTTCCTTGTGCCGTTAATCGGTGCCAGCTACTTGCCGTCCCAAGAAGAAAAAACGATCCAGCTTACTTACAGCCCAGAACCGGGTCAAACGAAAAAAGAAGCTGAAGATGAAGCTGAAAAAGCGGAAAAAATCATGCTTGACCGAAAGCATGTCGACACGGTTCAGTATTCATTAGGCTCTGGCAGCCCGCTTGCCGGGGGAGATTCAAACGGTGCGTTATTCTATATCAAATATGAAAGCGACACGCCTGATTTTGATAAAGAAAAAGACAACGTGCTGAAGGAAATCCAAAAACAATCTGACCGCGGGGAATGGAAGTCACAGGACTTCAGTTCTTCAGGCAATAACAATGAATTAACATACTATGTGTATGGCGATTCAGAAAACGACATTAAAGACACGGTCAAAGACATTGAAAAAGTCATGAAAGATGAAAAGGATCTGAAAAACGTAAGCTCAGGCCTTTCAAGCACATATGATGAATACACATTTGTCGCTGACCAAGAAAAATTAAGCAAACTCGGTTTAACTGCGTCTCAAATTTCTCAGGCCTTAATGACACAAACATCACAAGAACCGCTCACAACCGTGAAAAAAGACGGCAAAGAGCTTGATGTGAACATTAAGACGGAAAAAGACGAGTATAAGAGTGTGAAAGATTTAGAGAATAAAAAGATCACTTCTGCGACTGGCCAGGAAGTCAAAATCAGCGATGTCGCCAAAGTGAAAGAAGGATCAACTTCTGATACCGTGTCAAAACGTGACGGTAAAGTCTATGCAGATGTCACAGGTGAAGTGACAACAGACAACGTTACAGCTGTATCAGCTGATGTCCAAAAGAAAATTGATAAGATTGACCTTCCTGATAACGTATCGATTGATACAGGCGGCGTATCAGCAGATATCGCTGATTCCTTCACGAAGCTCGGTTTAGCGATGCTGGCAGCAATAGCGATCGTTTACCTAGTGCTCGTGATTACATTCGGCGGAGCACTAGCGCCATTTGCGATTCTGTTCTCATTGCCGTTCACAGTCATCGGTGCCCTGATCGGACTTTACGTATCAGGTGAAACGATCAGTCTGAACGCAATGATCGGTATGCTTATGCTGATCGGTATCGTTGTTACGAATGCGATTGTCTTAATTGACCGCGTGATTCATAAGGAAGCGGAAGGATTGTCTACGAGAGAAGCGCTCCTAGAAGCCGGCTCTACACGACTCCGCCCGATTCTGATGACAGCCATCGCGACAATCGGCGCCTTGATTCCATTAGCGCTCGGCTTCGAAGGCGGAAGCCAAGTCATCTCAAAAGGACTCGGCGTAACGGTTATCGGCGGGTTGATCAGTTCGACGCTCCTGACACTCTTGATTGTGCCAATCGTATACGAAGTATTGGCGAAGTTCCGCAAGAAAAAACCGGGAACGGAAGAAGAGTAA
- a CDS encoding diacylglycerol kinase, protein MKRARIIYNPTSGREIFKKHLAQVLQKFEQAGYETSTHATTCAGDATHAAKEAALREFDLIIAAGGDGTINEVVNGLAPLDNRPTLGVIPVGTTNDFARALGIPREDILKAADTAINGVARPIDIGQVNGQYFINIAGGGRLTELTYDVPSKLKTMLGQLAYYLKGMEMLPSLRPTEVEIEYDGKLFQGEIMLFLVTLTNSVGGFEKLAPDSSLNDGMFDLMILKKANLAEFIRVATMALRGEHINDQHIIYTKANRVKVNVSEKMQLNLDGEYGGMLPGEFVNLYRHIHVVMPKEKAEQLDD, encoded by the coding sequence ATGAAACGTGCACGCATAATATACAATCCGACTTCAGGACGGGAGATCTTTAAAAAGCATCTTGCCCAGGTCCTGCAAAAATTTGAACAAGCCGGCTATGAAACCTCCACCCATGCCACGACATGCGCGGGAGACGCAACGCACGCCGCCAAGGAAGCGGCATTGCGTGAGTTTGACTTAATCATTGCGGCAGGCGGAGACGGAACGATCAACGAGGTCGTCAATGGGCTTGCGCCTTTAGACAATCGTCCGACACTCGGTGTGATTCCTGTCGGCACAACGAACGATTTCGCCAGAGCGCTCGGCATTCCGCGTGAGGATATTTTAAAAGCGGCTGATACGGCCATTAACGGCGTTGCCCGCCCGATTGATATCGGACAGGTCAACGGCCAGTATTTTATCAATATCGCCGGAGGAGGCCGTCTGACGGAGCTGACGTACGACGTGCCAAGCAAACTCAAAACGATGCTCGGCCAGCTTGCTTATTATTTAAAGGGAATGGAAATGCTGCCTTCACTTCGTCCGACAGAAGTCGAGATTGAATATGACGGCAAGCTGTTTCAAGGTGAAATCATGCTGTTTTTGGTCACGCTGACAAACTCCGTCGGCGGGTTCGAAAAGCTCGCGCCGGATTCCAGCCTGAATGACGGCATGTTTGATTTGATGATACTCAAGAAAGCAAACCTTGCTGAATTTATCAGGGTCGCCACGATGGCGCTCCGCGGCGAACACATCAACGACCAGCACATTATTTATACAAAAGCGAACCGCGTGAAAGTCAATGTATCAGAAAAGATGCAGCTGAACCTGGACGGCGAGTACGGCGGCATGCTGCCGGGCGAATTTGTGAATCTGTATCGACACATTCACGTCGTCATGCCGAAGGAGAAAGCGGAACAGCTGGATGACTAA
- the rlmD gene encoding 23S rRNA (uracil(1939)-C(5))-methyltransferase RlmD, translated as MKMKPPVEKNEYYDVTFEDLTHEGAGVAKVQGFPIFVPNALPEEKAQIKVTRVKKGFAFGRLIEMKKESPHRTDAPCPIYKQCGGCQLQHMTYEGQLLFKQKQVKDVLERIGKLDLSNVTVHPTLGMEDPWNYRNKAQVPVGEREGGLVAGFYQQRSHDIIDMSACLIQQSKNDEAVQAVKDICAKYGVKAYNEERHKGWLRHIMVRYGVVTGEMMIVFITRTNDFPHKVKIIEDITTAFPHVKSIVQNINPNKTNVIFGNETNVIWGEEYIYDLIGDVKFAISARSFYQVNPEQTKVLYDKALEYAELQGEETVIDAYCGIGTISLFLAKQAKKVYGVEIVPEAIEDAKRNAELNGITNAAFAVGEAETVIPKWYEEGITADTLVVDPPRKGCDEALLRTIVEMKPKRVVYVSCNPGTLARDLRVLEDGGYVTREVQPVDMFPHTNHVECVAVLELKKGN; from the coding sequence ATGAAAATGAAACCCCCAGTAGAAAAAAACGAATACTACGACGTGACATTTGAGGATTTGACCCACGAAGGAGCAGGCGTCGCAAAGGTGCAGGGCTTCCCGATCTTTGTCCCAAACGCCCTGCCGGAGGAAAAAGCCCAAATCAAAGTCACGCGTGTCAAAAAAGGCTTCGCTTTCGGCCGCTTGATCGAGATGAAAAAAGAAAGCCCGCATAGAACGGACGCCCCATGTCCAATCTACAAGCAATGCGGAGGCTGCCAGCTTCAGCACATGACCTACGAAGGCCAGCTCTTGTTTAAACAGAAACAAGTCAAAGACGTCTTAGAACGGATCGGCAAGCTGGACCTGTCAAACGTCACCGTGCATCCGACACTTGGCATGGAAGACCCGTGGAACTACAGAAACAAAGCACAGGTGCCGGTAGGAGAACGAGAAGGCGGACTCGTCGCCGGTTTCTATCAGCAAAGAAGCCATGACATCATCGACATGAGCGCCTGCCTGATCCAGCAATCCAAAAACGACGAAGCCGTTCAAGCCGTCAAAGACATTTGCGCCAAATACGGTGTCAAAGCGTACAACGAAGAACGCCACAAAGGCTGGCTCCGCCACATCATGGTCAGATACGGCGTCGTTACGGGCGAAATGATGATCGTCTTCATCACAAGAACAAACGACTTCCCGCACAAAGTGAAGATCATTGAAGACATCACAACAGCGTTCCCGCACGTCAAATCCATCGTGCAAAACATCAACCCAAACAAAACAAACGTCATCTTTGGCAACGAAACAAACGTCATCTGGGGCGAAGAATACATCTACGACCTCATCGGAGACGTCAAATTCGCCATCTCCGCCAGATCGTTCTACCAAGTCAACCCGGAGCAGACAAAAGTGCTGTACGACAAAGCGCTTGAGTACGCGGAACTGCAAGGTGAAGAAACCGTCATCGACGCCTACTGCGGCATCGGTACAATTTCTCTATTTCTGGCGAAGCAGGCGAAAAAAGTGTACGGCGTAGAAATTGTGCCGGAAGCGATTGAGGACGCAAAGCGAAACGCAGAATTAAACGGCATCACAAACGCAGCATTCGCAGTTGGAGAAGCAGAAACCGTGATTCCAAAGTGGTACGAAGAAGGCATCACGGCCGATACACTAGTCGTCGACCCGCCAAGAAAAGGCTGCGACGAAGCCCTCCTGCGCACGATTGTGGAGATGAAACCGAAGCGGGTGGTGTATGTGTCCTGTAATCCTGGTACGCTTGCGAGGGATTTGCGGGTGCTTGAGGATGGCGGGTACGTGACGCGCGAAGTGCAGCCTGTGGATATGTTTCCGCATACGAATCATGTGGAGTGTGTGGCAGTGCTGGAACTTAAAAAAGGCAACTAA